One segment of Armatimonadota bacterium DNA contains the following:
- a CDS encoding acetyl-CoA acetyltransferase, translating into MDNLVAIAGIGLTPLRPVSPDLSFRELVFEAATRAYADAGVDPRDVDGVVTVAEDLHEGTSITDEYTPDQLGAVLKPVQTVAGDGLQGLAAACLLIRSGAADVVVVEAHSKASNVLEHEEVLAMALDPTYERPWGLDPHAVAALEMRRYLHEAGVPERAVAEVVVANRRRALRNPFAAYGADLTVEQVLTDTVVADPLRAAMVSQTADGAVVLVLAAPETARALRGRPVMVRGIGWASDEPSLSGRPWAEATYAHLAAAMAYRDAGLRAPGREVDLFEVDDTYAHKQLQHLEAALGLPPGGALREGAALAAADRVNASGGHLGMGYGYDASALVRVAVTALQVRGEAGPMQVPGVRTAVVLSWRGVPTTTGGAVVLGAA; encoded by the coding sequence GTGGACAACCTCGTGGCCATCGCCGGCATCGGGCTCACGCCGCTCCGCCCTGTCTCCCCCGACCTCTCCTTCCGGGAGCTGGTCTTCGAGGCGGCTACCCGCGCCTACGCCGACGCCGGGGTGGATCCGCGCGACGTGGACGGCGTGGTCACCGTGGCGGAGGACCTGCACGAGGGGACCTCCATCACCGACGAGTACACCCCCGACCAGCTGGGGGCGGTGCTCAAGCCGGTGCAGACGGTCGCCGGGGACGGGCTGCAGGGGCTGGCCGCGGCCTGCCTGCTCATCCGCTCCGGGGCCGCTGACGTCGTCGTGGTCGAAGCGCACAGCAAGGCCAGCAACGTGCTGGAGCACGAGGAGGTGCTGGCCATGGCGCTCGACCCCACCTACGAGCGCCCCTGGGGCCTCGACCCCCACGCCGTGGCCGCGCTGGAGATGCGCCGCTACCTGCACGAGGCGGGCGTGCCGGAGCGCGCCGTGGCCGAGGTGGTGGTGGCCAACCGCCGCCGGGCGCTGCGCAACCCCTTCGCCGCCTATGGGGCCGACCTCACGGTGGAGCAGGTGCTGACGGACACCGTGGTGGCCGATCCCCTGCGGGCGGCCATGGTGAGCCAGACCGCCGACGGGGCCGTCGTCCTGGTGCTGGCCGCCCCGGAGACGGCGCGGGCGCTGCGGGGCCGTCCGGTGATGGTGCGCGGCATCGGCTGGGCCTCCGACGAGCCCTCCCTCAGCGGCCGCCCCTGGGCGGAGGCGACCTACGCGCACCTGGCGGCGGCCATGGCCTACCGCGACGCCGGCCTCCGGGCGCCCGGGCGCGAGGTCGACCTCTTCGAGGTCGACGACACCTACGCCCACAAGCAGCTCCAGCACCTGGAGGCGGCGCTCGGCCTGCCGCCCGGCGGCGCGCTGCGGGAGGGCGCGGCGCTGGCCGCGGCGGACCGGGTGAACGCCTCCGGAGGGCACCTGGGGATGGGGTACGGGTACGACGCTTCGGCGCTCGTGCGCGTGGCCGTGACCGCCCTGCAGGTGCGCGGCGAGGCCGGGCCGATGCAGGTACCCGGCGTGCGGACCGCCGTCGTCCTCTCCTGGCGCGGCGTCCCCACGACGACCGGCGGTGCCGTGGTGCTGGGCGCGGCGTGA
- a CDS encoding electron transfer flavoprotein subunit alpha/FixB family protein — protein sequence MAGGIWVLVAREDGAVRRLTYELLGKARELAGQGRVAAVLVGGEGGVDAEALGAYGADEVLVLAAPALAAYTAEAYTAALLPLLAQERPEVLLIGSTAQGRDLAPRLAVRAGAAIVTDCQTLAREDGALVAIRPMYTRKAIGTVRLLPGRLHIAVVLPGVFPVPPRRDRRAEVRRVPVPPEVGSRARVREVRALERETVPLTEADIVVSGGRGLRGPEHFALLEELARALGGAVGSSRPPVDSGWVPHDYEIGQTGKTVAPQVYLAVGISGAPQHLAGMSGSKHIIAINKDPQAPIFQVADLGVVGDLFEIVPRLTAAVRRRKQAGP from the coding sequence ATGGCCGGGGGGATCTGGGTCCTGGTGGCCCGCGAGGACGGCGCCGTGCGCCGCCTCACCTACGAGCTGCTGGGCAAGGCCCGCGAGCTGGCCGGCCAGGGGCGTGTGGCGGCGGTGCTGGTGGGCGGCGAGGGGGGCGTGGACGCCGAAGCGCTGGGCGCCTACGGGGCCGACGAGGTGCTCGTGCTCGCGGCCCCGGCGCTGGCCGCCTACACGGCGGAGGCCTACACGGCGGCCCTCCTCCCCCTCCTGGCCCAGGAGCGGCCGGAGGTGTTGCTCATCGGCTCGACGGCCCAGGGACGCGACCTGGCGCCGCGCCTGGCCGTGCGCGCCGGGGCGGCCATCGTTACCGACTGCCAGACGCTGGCGCGGGAGGACGGGGCGCTCGTGGCCATCCGTCCGATGTACACGCGCAAGGCCATCGGCACGGTGCGGCTGCTCCCCGGCCGGCTGCACATCGCCGTGGTCCTGCCGGGGGTCTTCCCCGTCCCGCCCCGGCGCGACCGGCGCGCGGAGGTGCGGCGCGTCCCCGTCCCGCCCGAGGTGGGGAGCCGGGCGCGCGTGCGCGAGGTGCGGGCGCTGGAGCGGGAGACGGTGCCGCTCACCGAGGCGGACATCGTCGTCTCCGGCGGCCGGGGCCTGCGCGGCCCCGAGCACTTCGCCCTGCTCGAGGAGCTGGCCCGCGCGCTGGGCGGGGCGGTGGGCTCGTCGCGGCCGCCGGTGGACTCGGGGTGGGTGCCGCACGACTACGAGATCGGGCAGACCGGCAAGACCGTGGCCCCGCAGGTCTACCTGGCTGTGGGGATCTCGGGCGCCCCCCAGCACCTGGCCGGGATGTCCGGCAGCAAGCACATCATCGCCATCAACAAGGACCCGCAGGCGCCCATCTTCCAGGTGGCCGACCTGGGCGTGGTGGGGGACCTCTTCGAGATCGTCCCCCGCCTGACCGCGGCGGTGCGGCGGCGGAAGCAGGCGGGGCCGTGA
- a CDS encoding acyl-CoA dehydrogenase, with protein MEFALSEEHRLLQATVREFAAREIEPQAAALDREHRYPAEIIQQAARLGLMAMMVPEQYGGAGMDALAYVIAQEELARASAGVQVIISVNNSLVCDPILAFGTEEQKRRYLPRLADGRSLGCYCLTEPEAGSDAMALTTRAERRGGEWVLNGRKVFVTNGVEADLCIVYARTEPVPGARGISAFIVEKAFPGISVGKVERKLGIRCSSTAEILLDDCRVPAENLLGERGQGGRIALATLDGGRTGIAAQAVGIARAALEACVAYARERRQFGRPIGEFQAIQWTLADMATRIDAARLLTYRAAWLRDQGQPYTREASVAKLVAAETATWATARAVRLFGGYGYIEDYPVERYYRDAKITEIYEGTSEIQRLVISRQVLGSK; from the coding sequence ATGGAGTTCGCCCTCAGCGAGGAGCACCGCCTGCTCCAGGCCACCGTCCGGGAGTTCGCGGCACGGGAGATCGAGCCCCAGGCCGCGGCCCTGGACCGGGAGCACCGCTACCCGGCGGAGATCATCCAGCAGGCCGCCCGGCTCGGCCTCATGGCCATGATGGTCCCGGAGCAGTACGGCGGGGCCGGCATGGACGCGCTGGCCTACGTCATCGCCCAGGAGGAGCTGGCCCGCGCCTCCGCCGGGGTCCAGGTGATCATCAGCGTGAACAACTCGCTGGTGTGCGACCCCATCCTGGCCTTCGGGACCGAGGAGCAGAAGCGGCGCTACCTCCCGCGGCTGGCGGACGGGCGGTCGCTCGGCTGCTACTGCCTGACCGAGCCGGAGGCCGGCTCCGACGCCATGGCGCTGACCACCCGGGCGGAGCGGCGCGGCGGGGAGTGGGTGCTGAACGGCCGCAAGGTCTTCGTCACCAACGGGGTGGAGGCGGACCTCTGCATCGTCTACGCCCGCACCGAGCCCGTCCCCGGCGCCCGGGGGATCTCGGCCTTCATCGTCGAGAAGGCGTTCCCCGGCATCAGCGTGGGGAAGGTCGAGCGCAAGCTCGGCATCCGCTGCTCGTCCACGGCCGAGATCCTCCTCGACGACTGCCGCGTGCCGGCGGAGAACCTCCTGGGGGAGCGGGGGCAGGGAGGCCGCATCGCCCTGGCCACGCTGGACGGCGGCCGCACCGGCATCGCCGCCCAGGCGGTGGGCATCGCCCGCGCCGCCCTGGAGGCGTGCGTCGCCTACGCGCGGGAGCGCCGCCAGTTCGGCCGGCCCATCGGGGAGTTTCAGGCGATCCAGTGGACGCTGGCCGACATGGCCACCCGCATCGACGCCGCCCGGCTCCTCACCTACCGCGCCGCCTGGCTGCGCGACCAGGGGCAGCCCTACACGCGCGAGGCCTCGGTGGCCAAGCTGGTGGCCGCCGAGACGGCCACGTGGGCCACCGCCCGGGCGGTCCGGCTCTTCGGCGGCTACGGCTACATCGAGGACTACCCGGTGGAGCGCTACTACCGGGACGCCAAGATCACCGAGATCTACGAGGGGACGAGCGAGATCCAGCGCCTGGTGATCAGCCGCCAGGTGCTAGGATCGAAGTGA
- a CDS encoding Zn-ribbon domain-containing OB-fold protein yields MGLKTKLTSGEALRAWSGAIPVAFRYTAGVAGERFFDVLRRRGRLSVTRCPECGTTYLPPRLYCRQCFVDLSRYWDEVPPRGTVHTFTVVRRDRRGRRLPQPQVFGVVAIDGTDGSLLVPLAGPPEAVRIGQRVEAVLRPTRERRGTIRDILYFR; encoded by the coding sequence ATGGGGCTGAAGACCAAGCTCACCTCCGGGGAGGCGCTGCGGGCCTGGAGCGGGGCGATCCCCGTGGCCTTTCGCTACACCGCCGGCGTGGCCGGCGAGCGCTTCTTCGACGTGCTGCGCCGCCGCGGGCGCCTGAGCGTCACCCGCTGCCCCGAGTGCGGCACGACCTACCTCCCCCCGCGCCTGTACTGCCGCCAGTGCTTCGTCGACCTCTCGAGGTACTGGGACGAGGTGCCTCCGCGCGGCACCGTGCACACCTTCACCGTGGTCCGGCGCGACCGCCGGGGGCGGAGGCTCCCGCAGCCGCAGGTGTTCGGGGTCGTGGCCATCGACGGGACCGACGGCTCGCTGCTGGTCCCGCTGGCCGGTCCGCCCGAGGCGGTGCGCATCGGGCAGAGGGTAGAGGCGGTCCTGCGCCCGACCCGCGAGCGCCGCGGCACCATCCGGGAC
- a CDS encoding electron transfer flavoprotein subunit beta/FixA family protein, translating into MEIVVCIKQVPDTEAPIRIRPDGSGIDETGVNLVMNYYDEHATEAALQLRERFGGTVTLVSVGPERAREALRQGLAMGADEAVLVSDPRLARADHLQVARVLAAVIAPRRPDLVICGKLSTDDNAALVGPALAALLDLPQATAVSRLEVAEDATHALVHRELEGAVEVLELPLPALLTVERNLNEPRYPSLPGIMKAKRKEIPVLTLEAAGIDPEALGTPGAVLERLAPPPARPPGQRVDGQDPDAAVEAIVRYLAETAKVL; encoded by the coding sequence ATGGAGATCGTCGTCTGCATCAAGCAGGTGCCCGACACCGAGGCGCCGATCCGCATCCGGCCGGACGGCAGCGGCATCGACGAGACCGGAGTGAACCTGGTGATGAACTACTACGACGAGCACGCCACCGAGGCCGCCCTGCAGCTGCGCGAGCGGTTCGGGGGGACGGTGACCCTGGTCAGCGTCGGGCCGGAGCGGGCGCGGGAGGCGCTGCGCCAGGGGCTGGCCATGGGCGCCGACGAGGCCGTCCTGGTGAGCGACCCGCGTCTGGCCCGGGCCGACCACCTCCAGGTAGCGCGCGTGCTGGCCGCCGTCATCGCCCCCCGCCGGCCCGACCTGGTGATCTGCGGCAAGCTCAGCACCGACGACAACGCCGCCCTGGTGGGACCGGCGCTGGCGGCGCTGCTGGACCTGCCGCAGGCCACGGCGGTGAGCCGGCTCGAGGTGGCCGAGGACGCCACCCATGCCCTGGTTCACCGGGAGCTGGAGGGGGCCGTCGAGGTCCTGGAGCTGCCGCTGCCGGCGCTGCTCACCGTGGAGCGCAACCTCAACGAGCCGCGCTACCCGTCGCTGCCGGGCATCATGAAGGCCAAGCGCAAGGAGATCCCCGTGCTCACCCTGGAGGCGGCGGGGATCGACCCCGAGGCGCTGGGCACGCCGGGTGCCGTGCTGGAGCGCCTGGCGCCCCCGCCGGCGCGCCCGCCGGGGCAGCGGGTGGACGGCCAGGACCCGGACGCGGCGGTCGAGGCCATCGTGCGCTACCTGGCCGAGACGGCGAAGGTGCTGTGA
- a CDS encoding Zn-ribbon domain-containing OB-fold protein, producing the protein MARSRPTAHRARRAAGRATAPARPAAPRERAPEARELPDAALKGGVPAEARGLRGTPLSEAQVQEGRVSLEHWDPRLLYRWDAGVAVSRFLEGLREGRILGVRCDRCRRTVTPPRAFCEWCFRPMDAWVELPDTGTVNTFSICTITWDLRRLEVPQVPAVIEIDGTQPRVGFLHLLGDLGSTTVEGILQRVRVGARVRAVWRPAEERTGAITDIRHFALVE; encoded by the coding sequence ATGGCACGGTCACGACCCACAGCGCACCGCGCCCGGAGGGCGGCCGGGCGGGCCACGGCTCCCGCGCGCCCGGCGGCCCCGCGGGAACGCGCACCCGAGGCGCGGGAGCTCCCCGACGCGGCGTTGAAAGGCGGCGTCCCCGCCGAAGCCCGCGGCCTGCGCGGGACGCCGCTGTCCGAAGCGCAGGTGCAGGAGGGGCGGGTCAGCCTAGAGCACTGGGACCCGCGCCTGCTCTACCGCTGGGACGCCGGTGTGGCGGTCAGCCGCTTCCTGGAGGGGCTGCGCGAGGGGCGCATCCTGGGCGTGCGATGCGACCGGTGCCGGCGCACCGTCACCCCGCCGCGGGCGTTCTGCGAGTGGTGCTTCCGCCCGATGGACGCCTGGGTGGAGCTGCCGGACACCGGCACGGTGAACACCTTCTCCATCTGCACCATCACCTGGGACCTCCGGCGGCTCGAGGTCCCGCAGGTCCCGGCGGTCATCGAGATCGACGGCACGCAGCCGCGGGTGGGGTTCCTCCACCTGCTCGGGGACCTGGGCAGTACCACGGTGGAGGGGATCCTGCAGCGGGTGCGGGTGGGGGCGCGGGTGCGCGCGGTGTGGCGGCCGGCGGAGGAGCGCACCGGCGCCATCACCGACATCCGGCACTTCGCGCTGGTGGAGTAG
- a CDS encoding thiolase domain-containing protein produces the protein MRRRGSRRVAVIGAGLSRFVRRALETGKELSYYAAGQALESAGVRRRDVEAVVMASAPDAFDGQHMKGEYLLDGAGAYRKPYFRVYVGGGSGVFSIISGWTLVASGMFDLVLVVAEEKMSPTQPHPQAAFITIFDHTIERPLGPNLLWIFALEQTRYMQTYGIRNEEIALVSVKNKRNALGHPASQVAEAVTVEQVLASEVVAWPVHRLMVSPVSDGAAAIVLASERVARRLSPRPVWVEGIGWSLDTSYWGNRDLAYPRYVEQAARMAYAMAGITDPRREIHVVEPYDPFAYKELHHLEGLLLADRGKAAEDLVRGRFDREGALPSSPSGGLLGVGNPIAAAGLMKVCEIFWQLRGEAGPRQVPNAPRRGLAQAWGDLMQIGTVVVLGV, from the coding sequence ATGCGGCGACGCGGCTCGCGCCGGGTGGCGGTGATCGGGGCGGGGCTGTCCCGCTTCGTCCGCCGCGCCCTGGAGACCGGGAAGGAGCTCAGCTACTACGCCGCCGGCCAGGCGCTGGAGAGCGCGGGGGTGCGCCGCCGTGACGTGGAGGCGGTGGTCATGGCCTCCGCCCCGGACGCCTTCGACGGGCAGCACATGAAGGGCGAGTACCTGCTGGACGGCGCCGGCGCGTACCGCAAGCCCTACTTCCGCGTCTACGTGGGGGGCGGGTCGGGGGTCTTCAGCATCATCTCCGGGTGGACGCTGGTGGCCTCGGGGATGTTCGACCTGGTGCTGGTGGTGGCCGAGGAGAAGATGAGCCCCACCCAGCCCCACCCCCAGGCCGCCTTCATCACCATCTTCGACCACACCATCGAGCGGCCGCTGGGGCCCAACCTGCTGTGGATCTTCGCCCTCGAGCAGACGCGCTACATGCAGACCTATGGGATCCGCAACGAGGAGATCGCCCTCGTCTCCGTCAAGAACAAGCGCAACGCCCTGGGCCACCCGGCCTCGCAGGTGGCCGAGGCGGTGACGGTGGAGCAGGTGCTGGCCTCGGAGGTCGTGGCCTGGCCGGTGCACCGCCTGATGGTCAGCCCGGTCTCCGACGGGGCGGCGGCCATCGTGCTGGCCAGCGAGCGGGTGGCCCGGCGCCTGAGCCCCCGCCCCGTCTGGGTGGAGGGGATCGGCTGGTCGCTCGACACCTCCTACTGGGGGAACCGGGACCTGGCCTACCCGCGCTACGTCGAGCAGGCCGCGCGCATGGCCTACGCCATGGCCGGCATCACCGACCCGCGGCGCGAGATCCACGTCGTCGAGCCCTACGACCCCTTCGCCTACAAGGAGCTGCACCACCTGGAGGGGCTGCTGCTGGCCGACCGCGGCAAGGCGGCCGAGGACCTGGTCCGCGGCCGGTTCGACCGGGAGGGGGCGCTGCCCAGCTCGCCGTCCGGCGGGCTGCTGGGGGTGGGGAACCCGATCGCCGCCGCCGGGCTCATGAAGGTCTGCGAGATCTTCTGGCAGCTGCGCGGGGAGGCGGGCCCGCGCCAGGTGCCCAACGCCCCCAGGCGCGGTCTGGCGCAGGCCTGGGGGGACCTGATGCAGATCGGCACCGTGGTCGTCCTGGGCGTCTAG